A single region of the Salmo salar chromosome ssa16, Ssal_v3.1, whole genome shotgun sequence genome encodes:
- the LOC106593589 gene encoding vegetative cell wall protein gp1-like, with product MSVSLQVPRSQSAMSVSLQVPRSQSAMSVSLQVPRSQSAMSVSLQVPRSQSAMLVSLQVPRSQSAMSVSLQVPRSQSAMSVSLQVPRSQSAMSVSLQVPRSQSAMSVSLQVPRSQSAMSVSLQVPRSQSAMSVSLQVPRSQSAMSVSLQVPRSQSAMSVSLQVPVRHVGFPSGPSPPCRFPFRSQSAMSVSLQVPVRHVGFPSGPSPPCRFPFRSQSAMSVSLQVPVRHVGFPSGPSPPCRFPFRSQSAMSVSLQVPVRHVGFPSGPSPPCRFPFRSHGPSPPCRFPFRSQSAMSVSIQVPVRHFGFPSGPTGPVQTHTHRHVPDEE from the exons ATGTCGGTTTCCCTTCAGGTCCCACGGTCCCAGTCCGCCATGTCGGTTTCCCTTCAGGTCCCACGGTCCCAGTCCGCCATGTCGGTTTCCCTTCAGGTCCCACG GTCCCAGTCCGCCATGTCGGTTTCCCTTCAGGTCCCACGGTCCCAGTCCGCCATGTTGGTTTCCCTTCAGGTCCCACGGTCCCAGTCCGCCATGTCGGTTTCCCTTCAGGTCCCACGGTCCCAGTCCGCCATGTCGGTTTCCCTTCAGGTCCCACGGTCCCAGTCCGCCATGTCGGTTTCCCTTCAGGTCCCACGGTCCCAGTCCGCCATGTCGGTTTCCCTTCAGGTCCCACGGTCCCAGTCCGCCATGTCGGTTTCCCTTCAGGTCCCACGGTCCCAGTCCGCCATGTCGGTTTCCCTTCAGGTCCCACGGTCCCAGTCCGCCATGTCGGTTTCCCTTCAGGTCCCACGGTCCCAGTCCGCCATGTCGGTTTCCCTTCAGGTCCCAGTCCGCCATGTCGGTTTCCCTTCAGGTCCCAGTCCGCCATGTCGGTTTCCCTTCAGGTCCCAGTCCGCCATGTCGGTTTCCCTTCAGGTCCCAGTCCGCCATGTCGGTTTCCCTTCAGGTCCCAGTCCGCCATGTCGGTTTCCCTTCAGGTCCCAGTCCGCCATGTCGGTTTCCCTTCAGGTCCCAGTCCGCCATGTCGGTTTCCCTTCAGGTCCCAGTCCGCCATGTCGGTTTCCCTTCAGGTCCCAGTCCGCCATGTCGGTTTCCCTTCAGGTCCCAGTCCGCCATGTCGGTTTCCCTTCAGGTCCCAGTCCGCCATGTCGGTTTCCCTTCAGGTCCCACGGTCCCAGTCCGCCATGTCGGTTTCCCTTCAGGTCCCAGTCCGCCATGTCGGTTTCCATTCAGGTCCCAGTCCGCCATTTTGGTTTCCCTTCAGGTCCCACTGGtccagtacagacacacacacacagacatgtccCTGATGAGGAGTGA